TTTGAGgattatatatatagtatatacaaATGTATATATCTTAACGTTCGCATTAGTAAGCGAGCAATAGACAAGAGAAATTAAATTACAAATTTAAAGCCATTTTCTGCCTGCCTAAGTCCTACATGGCTGTTCTACCTCTTCTTCGGAACAGTTACACCATTTCTTGATCATTCGAGGAAGTGAAGAACCTATCCTGTGCTGCCTTTGTGGCGTTTTGGCCACTTTTTGGCAACATAAATGAAACAAAGTGATTATGAAAAACTCTTTTTACTTTTATATTACAATGCATTTTTTTATTAAGAAAATTCGGATCAAAAAGACAGCATTTAATTGCCagattatatatatatatattgttagaatatattatgtatatatattatattttacattttctttaataaGAAGACTTAATGTCTGACAGTTTGCGTTTAGTGTGATTTAAGTCTTTCAACGTGAAAATTCATTGTATGAAAAGTTATGCCAATATGTTGGACTCTGGCCCACTTCTTCCCCCAGGGGGAAGGAGACATCACTCTGTCTACGGAAAATAGTTACGAGCATGCTGTAATATTTCATTCCGTTTCTAGTAATGTGAGATGACCCGGGAGGAGGACGATGAGCGGTGTGGTGCCATATGCTATCCGATTGTGAAGCCGTTTCTCCGGTACGCTGCCCTATGCCAGGGGAAGGATTCAACGATCAACGAACTCAATGACCAAAGCAGAGAGAAAGATGTTTGCATCGCCCAATTGGAAAGCCAGCTTGAACTCGACAGGTCAATGGAAATACAGACAATAGTTGATAATCTGGTGTCTACTATAAAGAAAAGCGACCAACTTCTGTCTTCATCGATCGTAAAGAAGGATAAGAAAATTGATGATCTAGTTGGAAAGGTACTGAGCCTAATAACAAATAAAATTCAATTGACAACACAGCTGATTGAATATCGGATTTCCAATCTTAAATCACAAAATAAAACTGTCAAAGTTCATTCGCGAACTTGAAATggaaattaaagaaaaaaattgATCAATTATAAACGAAGGTGCGCACAATAAATGGGAGGTCAGAAGGCTTCAATCATATGATCATCCTTATTGAAGAGGTTAAATTTTACAGGAGGGAGATTTGAAGAAAAAATTAGTTAATGATTTATATATGCCTCAATAATGTTGTTTGTTTACCATATGATGATTACTTAATCCATTAAAattgctgatcaagaatatatatatacattatgGGGTCTATATACAAATATACGATGAAGAAGTTCTCCCGGAGGATTCCGTTTCGAAACGTTAATTTGTAGTCGGCTCTCATTGCCGTTGACTCGTTTCAGGATTACAGTCCAGCCAGATCCAAAGGCACTTGATTGGCGGGGCACAAGGAGTGGGTTTATTCCGTGCAACCTTATATTGTGAAGTTTGCAAATTGGAGACAACTGTTAGCATTATAGATTGAATGTATTCTCTTCAATTGATCATCCATATGATTGATAACGTCTGATTTACCGTTTATAGAGCACTTCTTTATAACTGATACGATTTTTCTTTGATTTCCATTTCCAGTTCGCGAATGGACTTCACACTTTTactctttttttattttactcAAGATCtgtaatttgatcttccattaGCTTGGTTATAGAATTGTGTCTACCCATCGATTGGAACTTTTGTGTCATTGGGCTTAGACTCTTCCCAAGTACATAATTCATTTTCTTATCCTTATTTAGGATCGATGAAGCCAGAAGTTGCTTGCTTTTCTTCATAGTAGACACTAGATTATCATCTATTGTCTGTATTTCCATTGCCTCCGAGCTTCGATGTAAACATCTTTCTCTCGGATTTGGTCCTTGAGTTCGTTGATCGTTGAATCCTTCCCCTTGCATATGGCATCGTACCGGCGTAATGGCTTAACCATCGGACAGCAAATGGCGCCACAACGCTCTTCCTCCTCTTCCGTGGTCAGCTCACATTAAGTACTAGAAACAGAACAATTAGAACAACTAATTAGATTGTTTCAATTCTAATTTCTCAATGCACTGAAGTCTTACGGCATGCTAGTAACTATTTTCAGTATAAAGAGTGATGTCTCCATCATCCTGGAGGAAGAAGAGAGCCCGACCACAATTCCGATCACCATTAATTCAATGACTTTTCCGTTGAAAGACTTAAATCAGACTAAATGCAAAATGAAACACTTGGCTTTCATATCAATTAAATTGTGAAATAAGTAGgtgtatatgtacatgtatagTATATAATATGCATATATATCTCTCTGGCATATTGTTTTCGAGATAACAAGTTAGCAAAtcatataaatacatatgatgtgtgtgtgctcgTATACTTATGATCTTATATgcacatatatgtatggaCTATGTATGTCCAGATTGTGCTTAAGCTTAATATTTATACACTTATAATAAGTGTAAAAATTCATTGCGATGCCCTTCACCCTCCGTACGTAAAGTAAATACATGCAATTGCCAACGCATGCTCGTATCAGCGACATCTTGAAtctttatattatttaaatattattttgtttgttttattaGTCATTGTCTAACATCTCAGTCCCTATTTTGAAATTGTCAAAATGAGCGTAGCGTAGCTATGTTTAACgcaatttaattgaatttaaatGCTTATATTAATGGTTATAGGCAGATCAACAAGGCCTTCAGGCTGATCGTATTTACGAGTACTATTGTGCCAAAAGATCGGAGAAGTCTTGAAGAAAAGCGTGGAGATAATCAAGCACCAATAAATAGAATAGTCGACTTGAGTTTTAAGCTAACTGGTCATTCTTTTCCCTGCTTACTCGTGTTTGGAGCCATAAAGTCTTGAGGCTGGCCCAGGGTCATGGATTTACTCCGGATCGAGGAAAAAGTTACCTGGCAGGTTCTTCCATAGACTTCCATATTGTGCGGTCCAATTGTGACTAATGTTATCATTATCACTTCTAATCCATTATAATCTCGCAATCCTAGAAAAATACTCTGATAACTCTTGAATCATTTAATTAGGAAGGTATAAAGATACAAAAGTATACTGAGTATGCCCTAGTATACAACAAAAGGATGCAACAAGATCAAAAAATAAGTTATGCAGATTTTGGGACGGGGTCCTCCGACTCCGGTTCTAGCTCAAAGATAGTGCGTTCAATGTGGGAAACTCTTTTGGAGCGCTTATAAGCGACGTAGTCTATTGATTCGGTAAATTCTATTATGGCTTTCCGAAGCTCTCCATCCTCTTCGATGTATTTGACGAATTGCTCGGGACTTTTATGATCATATTTTATAACGTGCTGGGGAGGTTTCTCGCTAGACCGAAGATCTTCTACCTCCGACAGCTTGGAGGTACGTTTCTTCAGTTTTATTTCCTCCTCGCGCTGTTCCAGGAGCTTGCCGCGTGAGATCTCCCGCTCGAAAAGCTGTGGAAAGAAAGTGAGAATAAAAATCGTTTGAGTATATGATAATTGTAGCATAATTAACCGCCGCCATGAGAGCCTTTTCCTTTGCGGTGGCTGTCCTCATGCCATCCTCGATTAGGAGAATCACTACGTCCCCGCCAGCCAGGCTTACGGTAAGCAGGTGTCCATGTGGGTGGAACGACACGTGTGTAATGCTCTGCTTAAACTTAACCGTCGCAATGGGTATGCGATGGCTCATCAGCAGGTCCCAAAAGTCCAGAGTTCCGCTCTCGTCGCCGATAACGAACAGCGAGCAACGGCCCGTACTCCAGGCCCCGCAGGTCAGCTGATTTCGCTTGTAGAAGTATAGGGTGCTGGGACAGTTCTTGATCTCCTCGGACCAGATGCGCCATCGCCAGTCGGCCACGAGCAGAAAGTTCTTCACGAAGAACGGATTGCGCACGATGCTGCGAATTGGGCCGGCAAAGAGCTGGAAGTGACTGTGGATTGTCTCCGACGGAGTCGCGCCCTTGCGGTTGCCCAAAAAAACGCACCCCATGTCGCTGCCCATGACATAGCGCACTGGTATGGTGTACTCAAACTCCAAGACAGTGACCCCGTGCGAATCCGCCCGCTTCTGGATGTCCTTGGGGTATGGCTCGAGCAGCAGATCTTGTAGGGACATCTTCATGTCTCGCGTATCCCAGTATTTGATAGAGCCATCCAGCGAGCCCGAGTAGAACTCCGTGTTGGACTTGGAGTGCACCCAACACAGCGCCGAGGTAACCTCCCTGTGTGCCGCCTCCAGCGGACACATGGCCTTCGCCTGGCCGAGCTCTGAGGTATTCCAGAGGCACACCTTGCCCGAATGCAGGCCTCCGACCATGAAGTTCTCGTCCTTGGGGCACAACTTGGCCAGTGCAACAATCTCGTTGGTGTCATAGTAGGCAACTGGTCGAATCGGATCGTTGATATCCCAGAGATATAAAGCGTTCTCGTTACCCCATTCAGGAAATTCTGTTGCTTGATTGCTCGGATTTGATGGACGGTTGTTAAATGTGGTCAAGAACTGCTTGGGATTGTTGGGCATCCAGTCGCACATTGACAGGTGTCTTTGAGGAAACCACAAGTCGTGGAACATGTTATTAGCTCTGGTCGTTATCTTCATTCTAATGCCACTGCCCAGGTCCTCGTCCAGATCAGCGAAGAATTCTTTATATATGTTTATGGCGTTGTTCTGTGAGCTCATCGTCATACAATCACGCAACAAATGGGCCACCTCGACGCCCCAGGCGTCGTCACGCTCCACCTTCTTGCGGTATCGCATCGTGGACTCCTCGTCCATTATATTCACCTCCTTCACATTCCATCCGCCTTCGTAGTGGTACATGCCGTGCTGGTCCAACGTCACGTTCTCTGTTACCACAGTGCTCAAGGCCATCTGCTTGCTCCTTTGTGAGTTATTATCTCGTGGGTTTCGCAGAACGTACTGCATCCGGTGACGTCCACTTGGGTGAacggccagcagcagctcgTTGCGATCCGAAAACAAGCACTGGCGTCCAAAACGCTTGCGCTCCCGCGAAAATATGAACTGATTTCCTAATATTCCCATCATGGTTGGTCCTTTTACAATTCTTGCTGTTGTActttacaaaaaatatataaattgtagtTGCTTCACAACGACAAGGCACTGATCTGATTGATATTGATGTGAATTGTGGGCTTtggaaatttaaatttaagttTGGCGCCAAGTTACTGTGTTTGAGCACTCGACGCGTTAGTAAATTACTGCAACGAGGGATGAAGGACAAAGTGATTTGTTAAAACCGTATATACACGGTATTTTAAAAGATATATTAAAGAAAAAGGTATATTTTATTCataagtccgcggtcacactgcaaATCGTGTTTACATTTAAATTTTAGTGCGCATTTAAAAGTTTTTAAATGCCACAGGTCTGGTCAATTTCAATAtggtgtgtttgtgttgtaaACAGAATTGGTTAGAGAATTAAAGTACGTTTCTTTCAGACATGGATCTGCAACAGTTTCTTTCCTTGGAGCGCAAGCAACTGGAGAAGGACCGAGAGCGTCTTTCCACGGCACAAAAATGCCCCGCCGCGCTGCTAATGCAAAAGAGCGACTACATGCCAGTGCAATGTCAGCGCAGGGCCAAGGAGTCCAATGAACTCCTGTCGGAAACGTCTTCCCTAGCAACCGGCAACCAAAACTTAAGCGAACAACTTCACTTGGACTTGAGCCGCCTGGGTGGGCCTGATGGGGTGTCCGAGGGGAATGCCAGCCCATCCAAATCGACTAAGGAATTCGCAAACCAGCGTCAGCTGCTCGTTGGAAGCGCCCGTCAATACAAATCGCCAGATGTGTCGTCGCGACGCAATTTGGAAAGCGGGCGACCGCTAAGTGAGAATCGCTTGCCAATCCGACGAACGGTGAGTGGGGAGGCCACAATTGGGAAATTGACGAGCACGACGTGCTCCAGAATGTGTGTTGCGCTTCAGTGGCTCATCGCCAATTATCTGGCGCACATTGCCATAAATGTGCGAAATTCGTTTCTTTACGCCTCGTTGAGCTGCTGGAAGAAATGTGAAAACCGAAGCTCTGCCAGATATCTTTCGTAATCCTCATTCGAGTATCAGTTGCATACAAGATTTTATAGTGTTCTATCTTTTGTTCTGTGTTCACCTTGGTG
The sequence above is a segment of the Drosophila miranda strain MSH22 chromosome 4, D.miranda_PacBio2.1, whole genome shotgun sequence genome. Coding sequences within it:
- the LOC108164258 gene encoding dynein intermediate chain 3, ciliary isoform X1: MMGILGNQFIFSRERKRFGRQCLFSDRNELLLAVHPSGRHRMQYVLRNPRDNNSQRSKQMALSTVVTENVTLDQHGMYHYEGGWNVKEVNIMDEESTMRYRKKVERDDAWGVEVAHLLRDCMTMSSQNNAINIYKEFFADLDEDLGSGIRMKITTRANNMFHDLWFPQRHLSMCDWMPNNPKQFLTTFNNRPSNPSNQATEFPEWGNENALYLWDINDPIRPVAYYDTNEIVALAKLCPKDENFMVGGLHSGKVCLWNTSELGQAKAMCPLEAAHREVTSALCWVHSKSNTEFYSGSLDGSIKYWDTRDMKMSLQDLLLEPYPKDIQKRADSHGVTVLEFEYTIPVRYVMGSDMGCVFLGNRKGATPSETIHSHFQLFAGPIRSIVRNPFFVKNFLLVADWRWRIWSEEIKNCPSTLYFYKRNQLTCGAWSTGRCSLFVIGDESGTLDFWDLLMSHRIPIATVKFKQSITHVSFHPHGHLLTVSLAGGDVVILLIEDGMRTATAKEKALMAALFEREISRGKLLEQREEEIKLKKRTSKLSEVEDLRSSEKPPQHVIKYDHKSPEQFVKYIEEDGELRKAIIEFTESIDYVAYKRSKRVSHIERTIFELEPESEDPVPKSA
- the LOC108164258 gene encoding dynein intermediate chain 3, ciliary isoform X2 yields the protein MMGILGNQFIFSRERKRFGRQCLFSDRNELLLAVHPSGRHRMQYVLRNPRDNNSQRSKQMALSTVVTENVTLDQHGMYHYEGGWNVKEVNIMDEESTMRYRKKVERDDAWGVEVAHLLRDCMTMSSQNNAINIYKEFFADLDEDLGSGIRMKITTRANNMFHDLWFPQRHLSMCDWMPNNPKQFLTTFNNRPSNPSNQATEFPEWGNENALYLWDINDPIRPVAYYDTNEIVALAKLCPKDENFMVGGLHSGKVCLWNTSELGQAKAMCPLEAAHREVTSALCWVHSKSNTEFYSGSLDGSIKYWDTRDMKMSLQDLLLEPYPKDIQKRADSHGVTVLEFEYTIPVRYVMGSDMGCVFLGNRKGATPSETIHSHFQLFAGPIRSIVRNPFFVKNFLLVADWRWRIWSEEIKNCPSTLYFYKRNQLTCGAWSTGRCSLFVIGDESGTLDFWDLLMSHRIPIATVKFKQSITHVSFHPHGHLLTLFEREISRGKLLEQREEEIKLKKRTSKLSEVEDLRSSEKPPQHVIKYDHKSPEQFVKYIEEDGELRKAIIEFTESIDYVAYKRSKRVSHIERTIFELEPESEDPVPKSA